The genomic DNA ATATACAAGAACGTATCCAAGAATAGAAAGGCAAACCGAGCCGATCAGCCCCGCCACGAATGCCTTACTTCCTAACTTACGGAACGTTTTAAACTCTACATTTAAACCAAGCCCCGCCATCGCCATTGCAATCAGCATGTAAGCAATGACAACAATGTAGCCGGCAACAACTTCTGGTATAACCCCGAGCGAATGCACTGCACTCATCGCTAAAAATCCGAAGATGAACCACGGAATTGGAAGATCGCGCCACGATTTTTTTTCCTCGCTACCTTCACTCTTACCAAACCATAATCCAATTAAAATCGCTACTGGCACAAGCATTGCAACGCGCGTTAATTTCACGATAACTGCGATGTCTACAGCCGTGCTTCCTCCTGGTGCCGCAGCTGCGATGACATGGGCGATCTCATGCAGCGTCGCACCTGAGAATACACCGTAACCGTATGGAGATAAACCAAGCACTGGATATAATAACGTATAAATAAGCGTAAATATAGTACCTAAAATTGCGATAATCGCTGCTCCAACTGCTGTTTCGTCATCTTTTGCTTTCACTTGCGGTGCAATTGCCACAACCGCGGCCGCGCCGCAAATTGCCGTACCGCATGCTGTTAAAATCCCAAGTTTCTTTTCTACTTTAAATACTTTCGTTAGTCCGTACACAACAAAAATAGTAAATGTAATAACAACCGCCGCGATGACCAATACTTTCGGCCCCGCCTTCGCAATATCAACAAGATTTAATCGCATTCCAAGTAAGATGATCCCAAAGCGCAGTAACTTCTTACTCGCAAAGTTCGTTCCTGCAATCGCATCATGAGGAACTCCAATTGCAGCGCGCCAAACCATCCCAATTAGAATAGCAATTACTAATT from Bacillus cereus G9842 includes the following:
- a CDS encoding YeiH family protein, producing the protein MEQTLVIQKKKGFGFSQGIGITLLIAIAAKYLAGLPFLNIMGQLVIAILIGMVWRAAIGVPHDAIAGTNFASKKLLRFGIILLGMRLNLVDIAKAGPKVLVIAAVVITFTIFVVYGLTKVFKVEKKLGILTACGTAICGAAAVVAIAPQVKAKDDETAVGAAIIAILGTIFTLIYTLLYPVLGLSPYGYGVFSGATLHEIAHVIAAAAPGGSTAVDIAVIVKLTRVAMLVPVAILIGLWFGKSEGSEEKKSWRDLPIPWFIFGFLAMSAVHSLGVIPEVVAGYIVVIAYMLIAMAMAGLGLNVEFKTFRKLGSKAFVAGLIGSVCLSILGYVLVYALGFM